A stretch of the Duncaniella dubosii genome encodes the following:
- a CDS encoding DUF6043 family protein, whose amino-acid sequence MNNEEKIEHAKGLLREWKATHHEEYCNFTDWMHDREGPGFIAVFNHAKAFMPQFETAVLLHLKDDSSNDVGHLEKMLVEGGMENHLLTGLNTPHIPGNIFLPMLAWMFYGRSFECMVEYGEDLIRNPKTNFLIRLGAKHHIKWIIKSSIALKGRTEEDWANFVEEQREMGSEPNVTAKTIAKLKTASEEIREFVKPAGKKGAPGRAARRRPLTELLPNGDNYLFDCIDNHVKIRNSGKDFAMLFIVLNEGQALARTNIVEFHSALSERYKDNPGIPIPTPRSIQEGHKSYMELTEYKGNKIRMFERPEYISEYNDIREKLSVADYMFAD is encoded by the coding sequence ATGAACAACGAGGAAAAAATTGAACACGCAAAAGGGCTTCTCCGCGAATGGAAAGCCACACACCACGAGGAATACTGCAACTTCACCGACTGGATGCATGACCGCGAAGGCCCCGGCTTCATCGCGGTATTCAACCATGCCAAGGCTTTCATGCCGCAATTTGAGACAGCCGTGCTGCTGCATCTTAAAGATGACAGCTCGAATGATGTGGGCCATCTGGAAAAGATGCTTGTCGAGGGAGGCATGGAGAACCATCTGCTGACAGGGCTGAATACTCCCCACATACCCGGCAACATTTTCCTGCCGATGTTGGCATGGATGTTCTACGGGCGCAGCTTCGAGTGTATGGTGGAGTACGGTGAAGACCTTATCAGAAATCCCAAGACTAATTTTCTTATACGCTTGGGAGCGAAACACCATATCAAGTGGATAATCAAGAGCAGCATAGCATTGAAAGGCCGAACAGAAGAGGACTGGGCTAACTTTGTCGAGGAACAGCGCGAGATGGGCAGCGAACCTAACGTTACCGCCAAGACCATCGCCAAGTTGAAGACAGCTTCGGAAGAAATACGGGAATTTGTAAAACCCGCAGGAAAGAAAGGTGCTCCGGGCAGAGCCGCCCGTCGTCGCCCGTTGACCGAGCTTTTGCCCAATGGCGACAATTATCTCTTTGACTGCATCGACAACCATGTGAAGATACGCAATAGCGGCAAGGATTTCGCCATGCTATTTATCGTGCTTAACGAGGGGCAGGCGTTGGCGAGAACCAATATCGTCGAGTTTCATTCCGCTCTCTCCGAAAGATACAAGGATAATCCCGGAATACCAATCCCAACCCCGCGCAGCATACAGGAGGGTCACAAGAGCTATATGGAGCTTACCGAGTACAAGGGCAACAAAATCCGAATGTTCGAGCGGCCGGAGTATATTTCCGAATACAATGACATCCGGGAGAAGCTGAGTGTAGCCGATTATATGTTTGCCGACTGA
- a CDS encoding DUF3408 domain-containing protein yields MTAKKSPSTTASKSTQLTDAPESKVSTHNPDFIMKSDNSTNPVNPVNSDNAVNSTSPANTDNLFDNEQTATDTTEPPKQQRVGKQQRKSDYADFKATYLTPAKLEKRHPVNIEDSVWEKFERIARILGDRDTTVGSYINAVLLEHLNLYANDIEIWRKL; encoded by the coding sequence ATGACAGCAAAGAAATCTCCGTCAACAACCGCATCCAAGTCAACTCAGTTGACCGATGCGCCCGAATCCAAAGTATCAACCCATAATCCCGATTTTATTATGAAGTCAGATAACTCAACCAACCCTGTCAATCCTGTTAACAGCGACAACGCTGTCAACAGCACTTCTCCTGCAAACACAGACAATCTGTTCGACAACGAGCAGACGGCAACCGACACTACCGAGCCACCGAAGCAACAGCGCGTGGGCAAGCAACAGCGCAAATCGGATTACGCCGATTTCAAGGCTACCTATCTCACGCCGGCAAAGCTGGAGAAGCGTCACCCTGTCAACATTGAGGACAGCGTGTGGGAGAAGTTCGAACGCATCGCCCGTATCCTCGGCGACCGTGACACCACCGTCGGCAGCTACATCAACGCCGTCCTCTTGGAGCATCTCAATCTCTATGCCAACGACATCGAAATATGGCGTAAACTCTGA
- a CDS encoding DUF6371 domain-containing protein produces MNNIHRFILQPYKGVATRHPCPACHKKRCFSRYIDTEKQISFPDDVGRCDHEQSCGYHLTPKEYFERNPQAKPVHCDFATPSAWRAKPTEQLKPTSFIAAETVSQTLHGYEKNNLYLFLRSKFGPEDALRLMKDYRVGTSKHWPGSCVFWQTDIKGCVRTGKVMLYNAENGKRVKEPFNHVTWVHSLLKLPEFNLRQCFFGEHLLPMNRGKPVAIVESEKTAIVASYYLPEYVWLATGGKNGCFNADALRVLRGCQVILYPDIGATDQWRQKLSLLRSLGIEASIFNLLEEVATDDERTAGLDIADYLLQIEPDQAILQSMIRCNPILQKLMDDLQLTLVSVERYNPDTDTIHKPSKTDKS; encoded by the coding sequence ATGAATAATATACACCGATTCATTCTCCAGCCATACAAAGGAGTGGCTACACGACATCCCTGCCCCGCCTGCCACAAGAAACGTTGTTTCAGCCGGTATATTGACACCGAGAAACAAATCTCGTTTCCCGACGATGTCGGCAGATGCGACCATGAACAGAGCTGCGGCTATCATCTTACGCCGAAGGAATATTTCGAGCGTAATCCACAGGCGAAGCCTGTGCACTGTGATTTCGCAACTCCGTCAGCATGGCGAGCCAAACCGACCGAGCAGCTAAAGCCTACCTCCTTCATCGCGGCAGAGACTGTTTCACAGACTCTGCACGGATATGAGAAGAACAATCTCTATCTGTTCCTCCGCTCCAAGTTTGGGCCCGAGGACGCGCTCCGTCTGATGAAGGATTACCGCGTAGGCACATCGAAGCACTGGCCGGGATCATGCGTCTTCTGGCAGACCGATATTAAAGGTTGTGTCCGCACGGGTAAGGTCATGCTCTACAATGCCGAAAACGGCAAGCGTGTCAAAGAGCCATTCAATCATGTGACATGGGTTCATTCGCTGTTGAAGTTGCCGGAGTTCAATCTGCGTCAGTGCTTTTTCGGCGAACACCTCTTGCCGATGAACCGAGGCAAACCGGTTGCCATTGTCGAGAGCGAAAAAACTGCAATCGTGGCATCTTATTATCTGCCGGAATATGTGTGGCTGGCAACAGGTGGTAAAAACGGTTGCTTTAATGCCGATGCACTTCGTGTTCTCCGTGGCTGTCAGGTTATCCTGTATCCCGATATTGGCGCGACCGACCAGTGGCGGCAGAAGCTGAGTTTGTTACGCAGTCTCGGTATCGAGGCAAGCATCTTCAACCTCCTTGAAGAAGTTGCCACTGATGACGAGCGAACAGCCGGACTCGACATAGCAGATTATCTGCTGCAAATCGAGCCTGACCAAGCGATACTGCAATCAATGATACGCTGTAATCCGATTTTGCAGAAACTCATGGATGATCTGCAACTCACTCTTGTGTCAGTTGAACGGTATAACCCGGATACTGATACTATTCACAAACCCTCAAAAACTGATAAATCATGA
- a CDS encoding relaxase/mobilization nuclease domain-containing protein encodes MFARILKSGTFHDVVGYVTRQFHDPKEYTPDTWRIIGSDNIFISDYAKMVQSFEAIHGFMPGKENPAGHISISFDTADASRLTDEFMAQLAKEYIDGMGIKNTQYLVVRHLETEHPHFHIVYNRVNMSGNAVDERKNFRRSDRVVKAIKDKYGLTYSPLKQKYEDKIPVFKERISQAIYGCKSWDEFSRRLACAGIEVKFHDDHNTGKHIGVKFTDGDITVNGSKIDRAFTYRRLNNLFEFNRRHGQQQSDHAPAHPKVTVEYTPTQKPSLVEDVIEATVGAIGNLFTLGPGFDPEEQAFQNAIKKEEAKRKRKSRKI; translated from the coding sequence ATGTTTGCAAGAATACTTAAAAGCGGCACGTTTCACGATGTCGTGGGGTATGTGACGCGCCAGTTCCACGACCCGAAAGAGTACACACCAGACACATGGCGCATCATCGGAAGCGATAATATCTTCATCTCCGACTATGCGAAAATGGTTCAGTCGTTTGAAGCGATACATGGATTTATGCCCGGCAAGGAGAATCCGGCAGGACATATTTCCATCAGTTTTGACACCGCCGATGCGTCAAGACTGACCGATGAATTCATGGCTCAGCTCGCAAAAGAGTATATAGACGGTATGGGAATCAAGAACACCCAGTATCTTGTCGTGCGCCATCTGGAAACCGAACATCCGCATTTTCATATCGTCTATAACCGTGTGAATATGTCAGGCAATGCAGTCGACGAGCGCAAGAATTTCAGGCGCAGCGACCGTGTTGTAAAGGCTATCAAGGACAAATACGGACTCACATACTCGCCGCTGAAACAGAAATACGAGGACAAAATTCCGGTATTTAAGGAGCGGATCAGTCAGGCGATTTATGGCTGTAAGTCGTGGGATGAATTCTCGCGCCGACTCGCCTGTGCAGGAATTGAGGTAAAATTCCATGATGACCACAACACCGGCAAACACATCGGAGTGAAATTTACAGACGGTGACATAACGGTCAACGGGTCTAAAATCGACCGTGCTTTCACATATCGCCGACTGAACAACCTCTTTGAGTTCAACCGCAGGCATGGGCAACAACAGTCTGATCATGCTCCGGCACACCCCAAAGTAACGGTCGAATATACCCCGACGCAAAAGCCCTCACTTGTAGAAGATGTGATTGAAGCCACCGTCGGGGCAATCGGAAATTTGTTCACTCTCGGCCCCGGCTTCGATCCTGAGGAACAGGCGTTTCAAAACGCCATCAAGAAAGAAGAAGCCAAACGTAAACGCAAATCAAGAAAAATCTGA
- a CDS encoding sensor histidine kinase, translated as MAPVRHAYAIQSTRLFDSREIVSSNYSSFCVDKDGNLWIGTQYGLLRFDGNNFDKYLHDENSETSLSDNRILNILRDSSDRLWIGTCEGLNLYNPDTDDFSRVTLPNSELLGYVFDIWQLSDDNIVFMVSGVGLHILDFSSGDPVAVKYMSQIENTSTINTLCETEKGELVGGNHYGEIIKIAPNGQSKTYNITDSYIQILLRNDEGNIFVATTSKCWLWNPKNDIFHPIAMPEGMNPELHCAELDEDGNILVGTMGDGLLRLEKHTLELKPYRELNNPIVNMDRSRISIIHQESSGNLWLGCPYQGIIMVPKREIPFNFVNIARALPEYAGGKTNVGMAHDSNIIWVGLENGELISIDESGNLLKKWHLGGDISSLHISDTNKIYAGIDNHGLYELDPVSGVIRQLVNIKGHYIAVAITEDHAGNIYLGVHGEGVIKVNPDTKEAQWLHDTNKNARHRWISSLFCDSKDRIWIGMYGGLAIYDIATNRHTSLGELNPQLVKGVHNSIREDANGKIWDATSNGLFIINPDDNSYRRLTPNDGLSDIYVSTIVFDNENNAWVGTHCGLNRVDTDFNVTPFYGQNDMSDNDYFSATISPDGNRLLFSGEKGITLLEPAKLKKPMFENDIFISGIYLNGNKVNNATLTSSGEKVLPEGKSDPERIRLSFRDNSLVLRMSTKDFRDTDNLMFQWRVPGIIDDWISTSPGSSVIALPHFQTGDYRLEIRAAENGLYSNIRTVAISVSSPWYLSFVARFVYLLLLCSIIVLAWREIKHKNTERDNEEKIKFFINISHEIRSPLTLILSPLERIMKKQHDPETTKNLNAIHRNANRILGLINQLLDIRKIDKGKMKIKHSETEFISFTSELVDIFKPQAEEKGLNLQFEVADPTLDSLTVWIDRNNFDKVLVNLISNAIKYTPAGGEITVSVGHGSDTGMGDYAEVKVTDTGIGLDEKKHQPPV; from the coding sequence ATGGCACCCGTACGCCATGCGTACGCAATCCAGAGCACACGCCTCTTTGATTCGAGAGAAATCGTATCGTCAAACTACAGCAGTTTCTGTGTCGATAAGGACGGAAACCTGTGGATTGGCACTCAATACGGCCTCTTGCGGTTCGACGGTAATAATTTCGACAAATATCTCCATGACGAGAATTCCGAAACGTCGCTGAGCGACAACCGCATATTGAACATCCTGCGCGACTCATCCGACAGACTGTGGATCGGGACATGCGAGGGCCTTAATCTCTATAATCCGGACACCGACGATTTCAGCCGGGTCACACTGCCTAACAGTGAACTGTTGGGATACGTATTCGACATCTGGCAACTGTCAGACGACAACATTGTTTTTATGGTATCAGGTGTCGGACTCCATATACTTGACTTCTCTTCAGGAGACCCGGTGGCGGTCAAATATATGTCGCAGATTGAAAACACAAGCACAATCAATACACTTTGTGAGACAGAAAAAGGAGAACTTGTCGGAGGAAATCACTATGGTGAGATTATAAAGATAGCCCCCAACGGGCAGTCAAAGACATATAATATAACGGACTCGTACATCCAGATACTTTTGCGCAATGACGAGGGGAATATTTTTGTCGCGACGACAAGCAAATGCTGGCTATGGAATCCTAAGAATGACATATTCCATCCAATAGCTATGCCTGAAGGAATGAACCCGGAACTCCACTGTGCCGAACTTGACGAGGATGGAAACATATTGGTCGGAACTATGGGCGACGGCCTTTTGCGACTTGAAAAGCACACACTGGAACTCAAGCCTTACAGAGAGCTGAATAATCCTATCGTAAATATGGATCGAAGCCGCATATCGATAATCCATCAGGAGTCATCGGGAAATCTCTGGCTTGGATGTCCTTATCAGGGCATCATCATGGTGCCGAAAAGAGAAATACCGTTTAATTTCGTAAATATCGCCAGAGCCCTACCGGAATATGCAGGAGGGAAAACCAATGTGGGAATGGCACACGACTCGAATATCATTTGGGTCGGTCTTGAAAACGGGGAGCTAATTTCAATCGATGAAAGTGGTAACCTTCTGAAAAAATGGCATTTAGGGGGGGATATCAGTTCACTCCACATTTCTGATACAAATAAAATATACGCCGGTATTGATAATCATGGGCTCTATGAGCTTGATCCTGTGAGCGGTGTCATCCGTCAGCTGGTTAATATCAAAGGCCATTACATCGCAGTGGCTATAACCGAAGACCATGCCGGAAACATTTATCTCGGAGTGCATGGTGAAGGTGTCATCAAGGTGAACCCCGACACTAAAGAGGCCCAATGGCTACACGACACTAATAAAAATGCCAGACACAGATGGATTTCCTCACTTTTCTGCGATTCGAAAGACAGAATATGGATAGGAATGTATGGTGGACTGGCCATATATGACATCGCCACAAACCGCCATACATCATTGGGAGAACTCAATCCTCAATTGGTAAAAGGCGTACACAACTCTATCAGGGAAGATGCCAATGGAAAGATATGGGACGCGACAAGCAACGGACTGTTTATAATTAATCCTGACGACAACTCCTACCGTCGGCTGACGCCGAACGACGGATTGTCTGACATCTATGTCTCGACAATTGTATTTGATAACGAAAACAATGCGTGGGTAGGCACACACTGCGGTCTCAATCGCGTAGATACCGACTTCAATGTCACCCCCTTCTATGGCCAAAACGATATGTCGGACAACGACTATTTCTCTGCCACTATCTCTCCTGATGGCAACAGACTGCTGTTCAGTGGAGAGAAAGGCATCACACTCCTCGAACCGGCAAAACTAAAAAAGCCGATGTTTGAAAACGATATTTTTATCTCAGGGATATATCTCAATGGGAATAAAGTAAACAATGCCACTCTTACATCGTCAGGCGAGAAGGTTCTTCCTGAAGGAAAATCCGACCCGGAAAGAATCCGTCTGTCATTCCGTGACAATTCTCTCGTTTTACGCATGTCGACCAAGGATTTCCGTGACACCGACAATCTTATGTTTCAGTGGCGCGTTCCGGGCATTATCGATGACTGGATATCAACCTCTCCTGGCAGCAGTGTCATAGCCCTCCCCCACTTCCAGACCGGTGACTACAGGCTCGAAATCAGAGCGGCCGAAAACGGACTGTATTCCAATATAAGAACTGTGGCAATCTCTGTCTCGTCGCCTTGGTATCTGTCATTCGTGGCCAGATTCGTCTATCTTCTGCTTCTTTGTTCTATTATAGTACTTGCATGGAGAGAGATAAAACATAAGAACACAGAGCGCGACAATGAAGAAAAAATTAAATTTTTCATCAATATATCACATGAGATCCGTTCGCCCCTGACACTGATTCTCAGCCCGCTCGAACGAATCATGAAAAAACAGCATGATCCGGAAACCACAAAAAATCTGAATGCAATACACCGCAACGCCAACAGGATTCTCGGCCTTATCAACCAGCTGCTTGATATACGCAAGATTGATAAGGGAAAAATGAAAATCAAGCATTCGGAAACGGAGTTTATCAGTTTCACAAGCGAACTTGTGGATATATTCAAGCCACAGGCTGAAGAAAAGGGGCTGAACCTTCAATTTGAGGTCGCCGACCCTACTCTCGATAGCCTTACGGTATGGATTGACCGCAACAATTTCGACAAGGTATTGGTCAACCTGATTTCAAATGCCATAAAATACACCCCTGCAGGTGGAGAAATAACAGTGTCAGTCGGTCACGGCTCAGACACGGGCATGGGGGACTATGCGGAGGTCAAGGTAACGGACACAGGCATCGGTCTCGATGAAAAAAAACATCAGCCGCCTGTTTGA
- a CDS encoding plasmid mobilization protein, with amino-acid sequence MSKPTVRKGGRPSKPTDEKRTHVVTIKLNDAEYSDLLERSKAAGVKMAEYVRHGAFRLTIVSRLSEIEKEIAKGILNLSSDFNQAMTCFHQLKLRSAANKLAAVVDKMFDILKKLRPNKETDYVCKNT; translated from the coding sequence ATGAGTAAACCTACTGTCAGGAAGGGCGGTCGTCCCTCTAAACCGACCGATGAGAAGCGCACCCATGTGGTGACAATCAAACTGAACGATGCCGAATACTCCGACCTTCTGGAGCGGTCAAAAGCCGCCGGAGTAAAGATGGCGGAGTATGTCAGGCATGGCGCGTTCCGTCTCACTATCGTCAGTCGCCTGAGCGAGATTGAAAAGGAGATTGCCAAAGGAATACTAAATCTCAGCTCCGATTTCAATCAGGCAATGACCTGTTTTCATCAGCTCAAACTTCGCAGCGCGGCCAATAAATTAGCCGCCGTCGTCGATAAGATGTTTGACATTCTCAAAAAATTAAGACCCAATAAAGAGACTGACTATGTTTGCAAGAATACTTAA
- a CDS encoding helix-turn-helix domain-containing protein: protein MTGLSELLQEGVAGLTLAIPLCDLKEFADYIVAKTKEELLPTLKAADTDPLIPRLEVMRMLGVCANTLRNWRRSKYLEAVLVGAKVYYRTSAVNKVLNEYGKERI from the coding sequence ATGACAGGTTTATCCGAACTTTTGCAGGAAGGAGTGGCCGGGCTTACACTGGCCATCCCCCTGTGCGACCTCAAGGAATTTGCCGACTATATAGTAGCAAAGACCAAGGAGGAACTGCTGCCTACGTTGAAGGCGGCGGACACAGATCCGCTTATTCCCCGTTTGGAGGTGATGCGGATGCTTGGTGTATGCGCCAACACCCTTAGAAACTGGCGTAGGAGCAAATATCTTGAAGCCGTGCTTGTGGGCGCGAAAGTATATTACCGCACGTCGGCTGTTAACAAAGTCCTTAATGAGTATGGAAAAGAGCGTATCTGA
- a CDS encoding DUF3987 domain-containing protein: MEKSVSDRKGIDPMLVLGKAVDMGISVNGGDFPLGALPMKMQRIVREANDCYGYPVDYLAGAMLVAVGLGIGNTHFARLKGKWDESAILFMALVGRPGACKSHPLNFAIRPFTELDGKATRAYVKACEEYERQRELPMKERTAPHPVAPVCKRFLISDATPEAMLLIHSQNLRGILMWNDELAGWFKNFNRYNKGSDEEYWLKLFNANPSFSDRKGVKNSVYISRPFISVVGTIQNGILNELAQGSRTSNGFIDRLLFVMPGNQDKQPWSDREPSFDIEAAWADIIGRLVAMPYETDDDGNIVAGILPFTPEAKSRLYEWQRQNTEECNREECDALKGVYNKFDFHAIRFCLIMQMARWACGEADKSEIELVSVENAISLVDYFKTTATRVQGIIRELSLSELQRAVMSALPDEFTTEQGVEIAADNSMPERTFKDFIRRFTGIHFQKIRHGIYGKI, encoded by the coding sequence ATGGAAAAGAGCGTATCTGACAGAAAAGGTATCGACCCGATGCTTGTACTCGGTAAAGCCGTGGATATGGGCATTAGCGTCAACGGCGGAGATTTTCCGTTAGGAGCGTTGCCGATGAAGATGCAGAGGATTGTACGTGAGGCCAACGACTGCTACGGCTATCCGGTGGATTATCTCGCCGGGGCTATGCTTGTGGCTGTCGGTCTTGGCATCGGCAACACCCATTTCGCCCGGCTCAAAGGGAAGTGGGATGAGAGCGCGATTCTGTTCATGGCTCTTGTGGGCAGACCCGGAGCGTGCAAGTCGCATCCTCTGAATTTTGCCATCCGACCGTTCACCGAGTTGGACGGTAAGGCGACACGCGCTTATGTCAAGGCTTGCGAGGAATACGAGCGTCAGCGTGAACTGCCAATGAAGGAGCGTACAGCCCCGCACCCTGTGGCCCCGGTATGCAAACGTTTTCTTATTTCTGACGCCACCCCGGAAGCCATGCTGCTTATTCACTCGCAGAATCTGCGTGGCATACTTATGTGGAATGACGAGCTTGCAGGATGGTTCAAGAACTTCAACCGCTACAACAAAGGTTCTGACGAGGAATACTGGCTCAAACTGTTCAATGCCAATCCGTCGTTCTCCGACCGCAAGGGCGTGAAAAACTCGGTTTATATCAGCCGTCCTTTTATCTCGGTTGTGGGAACTATACAGAACGGTATACTCAATGAGCTGGCTCAGGGAAGTCGCACCTCAAATGGTTTCATCGACCGTCTGCTGTTCGTTATGCCCGGCAATCAGGACAAGCAGCCGTGGAGCGACAGAGAACCATCGTTCGACATAGAAGCGGCATGGGCTGACATCATCGGCAGACTTGTGGCAATGCCCTACGAAACCGATGATGACGGCAATATCGTCGCTGGGATTCTGCCTTTCACTCCTGAGGCAAAATCGCGACTTTACGAATGGCAACGTCAGAACACTGAGGAATGTAACCGGGAGGAATGTGACGCACTGAAAGGTGTCTATAACAAGTTCGATTTCCATGCCATACGCTTTTGTCTAATAATGCAAATGGCGCGCTGGGCATGTGGTGAAGCTGACAAATCGGAAATAGAGCTTGTATCGGTTGAAAATGCCATATCACTTGTGGATTATTTCAAGACAACCGCCACAAGAGTGCAGGGCATTATCCGCGAGCTGTCGCTGTCGGAACTGCAAAGAGCCGTGATGTCGGCTCTACCCGATGAGTTCACAACTGAACAGGGTGTTGAAATCGCAGCCGACAATTCTATGCCGGAGCGTACTTTCAAGGATTTTATCAGGCGTTTCACCGGGATTCACTTTCAGAAAATACGTCATGGAATTTATGGCAAGATATGA
- a CDS encoding helix-turn-helix domain-containing protein, translating into MKKNISRLFDRFYQGKFNRSDIPLGFGIGLDLCRLLVELHNGTITAANRTDRKGSCFTVRIPVRSMENEESDDNIESVESERNIMPPTAPLLQPESKRTSKNSSLKILIVDDDAEIRSFLNDILSGFGKVTEAINGEEAMRSIMESMPDLIISDVVMPCMDGLTLLKTLKSNVDTNHIPVILLSSKNDVTDRMAGWDKGADGYIGKPFIMEELQAMVDNLIDNRLRLKGKFSGTQQQEGRIETPDLKGNDKMLIDKIVSEIDNHLDDPNLNVEKLCQEVGLSRAHLNRKMKELFGLTPSEFIRNVRLRKACELLHQPDVDISQIAYSVGFSSQPHFSTAFKRFTGISPTEYRQKNSKETV; encoded by the coding sequence ATGAAAAAAAACATCAGCCGCCTGTTTGACCGTTTCTATCAAGGTAAATTCAACCGAAGCGATATTCCTCTCGGGTTCGGCATCGGACTCGACCTATGCCGATTGCTTGTAGAACTCCATAACGGCACAATCACAGCGGCCAACAGGACGGACCGCAAAGGCAGCTGCTTCACAGTCAGGATTCCTGTCAGAAGCATGGAGAACGAAGAATCAGACGACAACATCGAATCAGTAGAGTCTGAACGTAATATCATGCCACCGACCGCTCCGCTCCTTCAGCCGGAATCAAAAAGAACTTCTAAAAATTCGTCATTAAAAATACTAATTGTCGATGACGATGCTGAAATACGCTCATTCCTCAACGACATTCTTTCTGGATTCGGGAAAGTAACAGAGGCAATCAACGGAGAGGAAGCTATGAGGAGCATTATGGAGTCAATGCCCGATCTCATAATATCAGATGTCGTGATGCCCTGCATGGATGGCCTCACACTATTGAAGACCCTCAAAAGCAATGTAGATACAAACCATATCCCTGTCATACTCCTAAGCTCGAAAAATGATGTCACCGACCGTATGGCCGGCTGGGATAAAGGTGCTGACGGATATATCGGCAAACCGTTTATCATGGAGGAACTTCAGGCTATGGTCGACAATCTGATTGACAACCGTCTGAGGCTGAAAGGAAAATTCTCCGGCACGCAGCAACAGGAAGGCAGGATTGAAACGCCCGATCTCAAAGGCAACGACAAAATGCTTATTGATAAAATCGTCAGTGAGATCGACAATCATCTCGACGACCCGAACCTCAATGTTGAAAAACTCTGTCAGGAAGTTGGGCTAAGTCGCGCGCATCTCAACCGAAAAATGAAGGAGCTTTTCGGATTGACACCAAGCGAATTTATCCGGAATGTTCGTCTTCGCAAAGCCTGCGAACTTCTGCACCAACCCGATGTTGACATTTCACAGATAGCATATAGTGTAGGATTCTCGTCACAGCCACACTTCTCGACTGCTTTCAAACGTTTCACAGGAATATCCCCTACCGAATACCGCCAGAAAAATTCGAAAGAGACAGTCTAA